A genomic window from Desulfovibrio porci includes:
- a CDS encoding IMP cyclohydrolase, whose product MSDLKAMYSTVRKDAFPETMTIILGEEKLVYEKRVWTLDQEEKGLRYGENPDQPAALYALKEGSLSCGGLSWRGPGNGIVSALTEAQMIQAGKHPGKTNLTDVDNAANILQYLAERPAAAILKHNNPCGAAWTDEGVAVALERAFWCDRIAAFGGAVVVNRPFTREAAEMVAANYFEVVAAPAFEDGVVEVLKRRKNLRIMELPGLGRLEELTRSAFLDIKSLADGGIIVQKSFVNRILTDADFLPATASTKDGLEVSARAPDKAELADLRFAWAVEAGVTSNSVIFARDGATLAIGTGEQDRVGCVELAVHKAYTKYADTLAFRELGLSLYELKQKAAADPALAGKLADIEARTAEARGGLSGSRLVSDGFFPFRDGVDAAVAQGVSAIAQPGGSLRDAEVIMACNEAQPQVAMVFTGQRSFKH is encoded by the coding sequence ATGTCGGATCTCAAGGCCATGTACAGCACCGTCCGCAAGGACGCTTTTCCCGAAACCATGACCATTATTCTGGGCGAGGAGAAACTCGTCTATGAGAAGCGCGTCTGGACCCTGGATCAGGAAGAAAAAGGCCTGCGCTACGGCGAAAATCCCGATCAGCCCGCCGCGCTTTACGCTCTGAAGGAAGGCTCCCTGAGCTGCGGCGGCCTGAGCTGGCGCGGGCCGGGCAACGGCATCGTCTCCGCCCTCACCGAGGCCCAGATGATCCAGGCCGGCAAGCATCCCGGCAAGACCAACCTCACGGACGTGGACAACGCGGCCAATATTCTGCAATACCTTGCCGAACGCCCGGCCGCCGCGATTCTCAAGCACAATAATCCCTGCGGCGCGGCCTGGACCGACGAGGGCGTGGCCGTGGCCCTGGAGCGGGCGTTCTGGTGCGACCGCATCGCGGCCTTCGGCGGCGCGGTGGTGGTCAACCGGCCCTTTACCCGCGAGGCCGCCGAAATGGTGGCGGCCAATTATTTCGAAGTGGTGGCCGCGCCCGCCTTTGAAGACGGTGTGGTGGAGGTCCTCAAACGCCGCAAGAATCTGCGCATCATGGAACTGCCCGGTCTGGGACGTCTGGAAGAACTGACGCGTTCGGCCTTTCTGGACATCAAGAGTCTGGCCGACGGCGGCATCATCGTACAGAAATCTTTTGTGAACCGCATTCTTACGGACGCGGACTTTCTGCCCGCCACGGCCTCCACCAAGGACGGCCTTGAGGTGTCGGCGCGCGCGCCGGACAAGGCCGAACTGGCCGATCTGCGCTTCGCCTGGGCCGTGGAAGCGGGCGTGACCTCCAATTCCGTGATCTTTGCCCGCGACGGAGCCACCCTGGCCATCGGCACCGGCGAGCAGGACCGCGTGGGGTGCGTGGAGCTGGCCGTGCACAAGGCCTATACCAAGTATGCTGACACCCTGGCTTTCCGCGAGTTGGGGCTTTCGCTTTACGAGCTGAAGCAGAAGGCTGCCGCAGATCCGGCTCTGGCCGGCAAGCTGGCCGACATTGAGGCGCGCACGGCCGAGGCGCGCGGCGGACTGTCGGGTTCGCGCCTGGTTTCCGACGGCTTTTTCCCCTTCCGCGACGGCGTGGACGCCGCCGTGGCCCAGGGCGTGTCGGCCATTGCCCAGCCCGGCGGTTCGCTGCGCGACGCCGAGGTGATCATGGCCTGTAATGAGGCGCAGCCGCAGGTGGCGATGGTCTTTACGGGCCAGCGCTCCTTCAAACATTAA
- a CDS encoding cobyrinate a,c-diamide synthase: MGALSSTAPEFSISLPRLCVSALSGGGGKTLLTLGLARAASAAGVAVKPFKKGPDYIDAAWLALAAGRPATNLDPFFLPPARLRALFVRAMAPLAGGGRDALGLVEGNRGLFDGLDVEGSCSTAELARVLACPILLSLDCTKMTRTAAALVQGMLNFEAGLRFCGVVLNQVGSARHESVLRHALETYTDLPVLGALPRLAKNPLPERHMGIACHGDALAEDAQRRLDELAALAREHLDLAEVLAAARAAPLLADADQTGDVEDSAGSGVEVLSGPVDHDRAPVELPAPRIGYVRDAALWFYYQENLEALSHAGAELVRLSLLDGANGDAPNPLDPWRNLDGLYLGGGFPEDCAPELSRSPRLPLLARLAERGLPIYAECGGFMLLAQGIEREGRLWPMSNVFPVTARFCARPQGLGYVQGTVRSENPFFPSGLVLRGHEFHYSHCRWEKDAPLCALELTRGKGMGHIDGAARDGLTRGRVWAAYTHIFAPAVPCWAPNFVAVARKFHRERDSMA, translated from the coding sequence ATGGGCGCTCTTTCCTCCACCGCGCCGGAGTTTTCCATCTCTCTGCCCCGGCTCTGCGTGTCCGCGCTGTCCGGCGGGGGCGGCAAGACGCTGCTCACCCTGGGGCTGGCGCGGGCCGCGTCCGCCGCCGGGGTGGCGGTCAAGCCCTTTAAAAAGGGGCCGGATTATATCGACGCGGCCTGGCTGGCTCTGGCCGCCGGGCGGCCGGCCACCAATCTGGATCCCTTTTTTCTGCCGCCCGCGCGGCTACGCGCGCTTTTTGTCCGCGCCATGGCCCCGCTGGCAGGCGGCGGGCGGGATGCGCTGGGGCTGGTGGAGGGCAACCGGGGCCTGTTCGACGGTCTGGACGTGGAGGGTTCCTGCTCCACGGCGGAGCTGGCCCGCGTTCTGGCGTGCCCCATTCTGCTCAGTCTGGACTGCACCAAGATGACCCGCACGGCGGCTGCGCTGGTTCAGGGCATGCTCAATTTCGAAGCGGGCCTCCGGTTTTGCGGCGTGGTGCTCAATCAGGTGGGGTCGGCCCGGCATGAAAGCGTGCTGCGCCACGCCCTCGAAACCTATACGGACCTGCCCGTGCTGGGCGCGCTGCCGCGCCTGGCGAAGAATCCCCTGCCCGAACGGCATATGGGCATAGCCTGCCACGGCGACGCTCTGGCCGAAGACGCGCAGCGCCGACTGGACGAACTGGCCGCTCTGGCGCGTGAGCACCTGGACCTCGCAGAGGTGTTGGCGGCGGCCCGGGCAGCGCCGCTTCTGGCGGACGCGGACCAGACCGGGGACGTGGAGGACAGTGCCGGAAGCGGGGTGGAAGTCCTCTCCGGACCCGTGGACCACGATCGTGCTCCGGTGGAGCTTCCGGCCCCGCGCATCGGTTATGTGCGCGACGCGGCGCTCTGGTTCTATTACCAGGAAAATCTCGAGGCTTTGTCTCACGCGGGCGCGGAACTGGTCCGCCTTTCCCTGCTGGACGGCGCGAACGGGGACGCCCCCAACCCCCTTGACCCCTGGCGGAATCTGGACGGCCTCTATCTGGGCGGCGGTTTTCCCGAAGACTGCGCGCCGGAGCTGAGCCGTTCGCCGCGTCTGCCTCTTCTGGCCCGCCTGGCCGAAAGAGGACTGCCCATCTATGCGGAATGCGGCGGTTTCATGCTGCTGGCCCAAGGCATTGAGCGTGAAGGCAGGCTCTGGCCCATGAGCAATGTTTTTCCGGTGACGGCCCGGTTCTGCGCCAGACCGCAAGGCCTGGGCTATGTGCAGGGCACGGTGCGGAGCGAGAATCCCTTTTTTCCGTCAGGCCTGGTTCTGCGCGGGCATGAATTTCACTATTCGCATTGCCGGTGGGAAAAGGACGCGCCCCTCTGTGCTCTGGAACTCACGCGGGGCAAGGGCATGGGCCATATAGACGGCGCGGCCCGTGACGGCTTGACGCGGGGCCGGGTCTGGGCCGCGTATACCCATATTTTCGCGCCCGCCGTGCCGTGCTGGGCGCCCAATTTTGTGGCCGTCGCCCGGAAGTTCCACCGGGAGCGGGACAGTATGGCCTGA